In the genome of Longimicrobiales bacterium, one region contains:
- a CDS encoding MBL fold metallo-hydrolase, with protein MGQPTCIDLNHLELEGAIACYLVDAEEPTIVDPGPTTCLELLVDELAARGVGPKDLQHVLLTHIHLDHAGACGHLVDIFPNATVHVHEDGASYMVDPERLVSSTRRTFGDAHDRLWGEMKGVPADRITAWSPGDAGPWAGIRTISTPGHIAHHVAYLDERDGTLFAGDSMGIVLAGGPTHPATPPPAVDLRAWEGTLEEIGMIGPERFGATHFGMHEGVDVRREQMRSRLAALEARVRVALAEDDTSDAERFNDEVMEELAPYMGEDRVRRYFDMFSAATDWAGVAFYLKRNP; from the coding sequence ATGGGCCAACCAACCTGCATTGATCTCAACCATCTGGAGCTCGAGGGCGCCATCGCCTGTTATTTGGTCGATGCCGAAGAGCCCACGATCGTGGATCCAGGCCCCACAACGTGTTTGGAGCTCTTGGTCGATGAACTGGCCGCGCGAGGAGTGGGCCCGAAGGACCTTCAACACGTTCTCTTGACCCACATTCACCTCGATCATGCGGGCGCTTGCGGGCACCTGGTGGACATCTTCCCCAATGCGACCGTGCATGTTCATGAAGACGGCGCGTCATACATGGTGGATCCGGAGCGGCTCGTGTCGAGCACGCGTCGGACGTTTGGCGATGCGCACGACAGGCTGTGGGGTGAGATGAAGGGAGTGCCGGCGGACAGGATCACAGCATGGAGTCCCGGAGATGCGGGGCCGTGGGCCGGAATTCGGACGATTTCCACTCCCGGACATATCGCGCACCACGTGGCGTATCTGGATGAGCGAGATGGCACTCTGTTCGCCGGTGATTCAATGGGGATTGTGCTCGCTGGGGGCCCGACGCACCCGGCGACACCTCCACCGGCGGTCGACTTGAGGGCTTGGGAGGGAACGCTCGAAGAGATCGGGATGATTGGTCCGGAGCGATTCGGCGCCACGCATTTCGGGATGCACGAGGGAGTAGATGTCCGCAGAGAACAGATGCGGTCCCGTTTGGCCGCGCTCGAGGCGCGGGTGAGGGTGGCATTGGCCGAGGACGACACGTCGGATGCCGAGCGCTTCAACGACGAAGTGATGGAAGAATTGGCGCCCTACATGGGCGAAGACCGTGTGAGACGGTACTTCGATATGTTCTCGGCAGCGACGGATTGGGCTGGCGTGGCGTTTTACTTGAAACGGAATCCCTGA
- a CDS encoding citrate synthase, with protein sequence MSEDGDEGANTLSIRDNRTGKNYEVDIQSGDVIRAMDLRQIKVDESDFGMMSYDPGYTNTASTRSSVTYIDGGKGILRYRGYPIEQLAERSTHLEVSYLLLKGELPTQSELDSFVHEVTFHTYVHENITDLLSGFRYDAHAMSMVMSAVTALSTFYPEARDIEDPDVRWRQIIRLVAKMPTLAAYAYRHHRGLPFVYPENELSYTANLLNMLFRVGTREYKPSPVLERALDVLFILHADHEQNCSATAMRVIGSSHADPYSALGGAMGALYGPLHGGANEAVLRMLRRIGSVDNIPAFMEGVKNREERLMGFGHRVYKAYDPRASIIKRTADEVFEVTGRNPMLDIALELEKIALNEDFFVERNLYPNVDFYSGIIYQAMGFPVELFPVLFAIPRTVGWLAQWQEHLSDPEQRIARPRQIFTGSDERDFVSLDQRG encoded by the coding sequence ATGTCAGAAGACGGAGACGAGGGGGCAAACACCCTCTCGATCCGAGACAACCGGACCGGAAAGAACTACGAAGTCGACATTCAGAGCGGTGATGTGATCCGAGCCATGGATCTGCGCCAGATTAAGGTCGACGAGTCCGATTTCGGGATGATGTCTTACGATCCTGGATATACGAACACTGCCTCGACGCGCAGTTCGGTCACGTACATCGACGGAGGGAAGGGCATTCTCCGGTACCGTGGCTACCCGATCGAACAGCTCGCCGAGCGTAGCACGCACCTCGAGGTGTCCTACCTGCTCCTGAAGGGAGAGCTCCCGACTCAGAGCGAGTTGGACAGCTTTGTTCACGAAGTGACGTTCCACACGTACGTCCACGAGAACATCACCGACCTTCTGTCGGGCTTCCGGTACGATGCCCATGCCATGAGCATGGTCATGAGTGCCGTGACTGCTCTTTCGACCTTCTATCCTGAAGCCCGGGACATTGAAGATCCGGATGTTCGCTGGCGCCAGATCATTCGCCTCGTTGCGAAGATGCCGACGCTCGCGGCGTACGCGTATCGTCATCACCGGGGGCTGCCCTTCGTCTACCCGGAAAACGAACTCTCGTACACGGCCAACCTGCTGAACATGCTGTTCCGCGTCGGGACACGTGAATACAAGCCAAGCCCGGTCCTGGAGAGGGCGCTGGATGTCCTCTTCATTTTGCATGCGGATCACGAGCAGAACTGCTCTGCGACTGCGATGCGGGTGATTGGTTCGTCGCACGCGGATCCATACTCGGCGCTCGGTGGGGCAATGGGCGCTCTGTACGGCCCGCTTCACGGTGGGGCGAACGAAGCAGTTCTGCGCATGCTCCGTCGTATTGGGAGTGTCGACAACATCCCTGCCTTCATGGAAGGCGTGAAGAACCGCGAAGAGCGGCTCATGGGCTTCGGCCACAGGGTCTACAAGGCGTACGATCCACGGGCCAGCATCATCAAGCGCACAGCTGATGAAGTGTTTGAGGTCACGGGCCGTAACCCGATGCTGGACATCGCGTTAGAGCTTGAGAAGATTGCGCTGAATGAGGACTTCTTCGTCGAGAGGAACCTCTACCCCAACGTCGACTTCTACTCGGGGATCATCTATCAAGCGATGGGCTTCCCGGTCGAGCTCTTCCCTGTGTTGTTCGCCATCCCGCGGACCGTCGGGTGGCTCGCACAGTGGCAGGAGCATTTGAGCGATCCGGAGCAGCGGATCGCCCGTCCGCGCCAAATCTTCACCGGCAGCGACGAGCGGGACTTCGTTTCGCTCGATCAGCGTGGCTGA
- the acnA gene encoding aconitate hydratase AcnA, which produces MADPRIDPFGALTTVDLPEGPTSFYRIGKLEEDGIVDSLDRLPFSIRILLENSLRHAGGSYVSQEHVRAVTDWSPTNSGADVPFMPTRVVLQDFTGVPAVVDLAAMRDGLKALGGDPQRINPVVPADLVIDHSVQVDYAGFHDAFRLNVEREFERNRERYALLRWAGEAFENFSVVPPGTGIVHQVNLEYLASVIHRREHEGTYLAYPDTLVGTDSHTTMINGLGVVGWGVGGIEAEAVVLGQPYYMLLPEVVGMKLSGTLPEGATATDLVLRVTEMLRSHGVVGRFVEYYGAGLSNLTLPDKATLANMSPEYGATIGFFPVDASSLDYLRGTGRSEGLVSRVETITKELGLFRTDETPDPQFTSTLELDLSTVEPSLAGPKRPQDRIRMADMRSQFEKDLPALAPAGFALPDAATAGAEGGEGSGESWDGEGGAEQSVAVAQAAPGRACTVEADGESYEIGDGTVVIASITSCTNTSNPSVMVGAGLLAKRAVEKGLDVKPWVKTALAPGSGVVTDYLTQAGLLPYLEQLRFHVVGYGCMTCIGNSGPLPEKIHEAIEANGLVVSSVLSGNRNFEARIHPLVRANYLASPGLVVAYAIAGRMDIDLYNEPLGHGTDGKPVFLADIWPTPEEVKETVASALKPEMFTERYSAVSTGDENWQALPLPEESSLYEWDPDSTYVRNPPFFEGMSLDVPVLQDVQGARVLAMMGQSVTTDHISPAGAIPKAEPAGTYLREHGVEVRDFNTFGSRRGNHEVMMRGTFGNVRIKNLLLDGTEGGYTMHFPTGEEIPIYDAAMRYQEAGTPLVVLAGQEYGTGSSRDWAAKGTILLGVKAVIAESFERIHRSNLVGMGVLPLEYSGGQTAESLGLSGRETFDISGVADGLEPGCSVAVVATAEDGTETTFQAKVRLDSDVDVEYYTNGGILQTVLRKMARGEM; this is translated from the coding sequence TTGGCTGACCCTAGAATCGACCCCTTCGGGGCGCTTACTACGGTCGACCTCCCCGAGGGGCCGACGTCTTTCTATCGAATTGGGAAACTCGAGGAGGACGGCATCGTCGACTCACTCGACCGCCTTCCCTTCTCCATCCGCATCCTGCTCGAAAACTCCCTTCGGCACGCCGGTGGCAGTTACGTCTCGCAGGAACACGTGCGCGCGGTCACTGATTGGTCACCGACCAACTCGGGCGCCGACGTACCGTTCATGCCGACGCGAGTGGTCCTCCAGGACTTCACGGGCGTACCCGCGGTTGTGGACCTGGCCGCCATGCGTGATGGCCTCAAGGCACTCGGGGGCGACCCGCAGCGCATCAACCCGGTCGTTCCGGCGGACTTGGTCATCGACCACTCCGTGCAGGTAGACTACGCGGGCTTCCACGATGCCTTCCGTCTGAACGTTGAACGCGAGTTCGAGCGGAACCGGGAACGCTACGCGCTACTTCGCTGGGCCGGTGAGGCATTTGAGAACTTCTCTGTCGTGCCTCCTGGCACCGGGATCGTTCACCAGGTGAACCTCGAATACCTCGCTTCGGTGATTCACCGTCGTGAGCATGAGGGCACGTATCTGGCCTACCCTGACACCCTGGTAGGTACCGACTCACACACGACCATGATCAACGGACTCGGTGTCGTGGGCTGGGGCGTGGGCGGGATTGAAGCAGAAGCAGTGGTCCTGGGTCAGCCCTACTACATGCTCCTCCCTGAAGTCGTTGGCATGAAGCTCAGCGGGACGCTCCCGGAGGGCGCGACCGCGACTGATCTAGTCCTGCGCGTGACCGAGATGCTTCGCTCGCACGGGGTCGTTGGCCGCTTCGTCGAGTACTACGGAGCCGGGCTCAGTAACCTCACGCTTCCCGACAAGGCGACGCTGGCAAACATGTCGCCGGAATACGGAGCGACGATCGGCTTCTTCCCGGTAGACGCCTCTTCCCTCGACTACCTGCGCGGTACGGGTCGGTCAGAAGGCTTGGTTTCGCGGGTAGAGACAATCACGAAGGAACTCGGCCTCTTCCGCACAGACGAGACGCCAGATCCACAGTTCACATCAACGCTCGAACTGGACCTCTCGACCGTAGAGCCGAGTCTCGCCGGTCCGAAGCGGCCGCAAGACCGGATTCGCATGGCGGACATGCGGTCACAATTCGAGAAGGACCTGCCAGCGCTTGCGCCAGCAGGATTTGCACTGCCGGACGCAGCCACGGCCGGCGCAGAAGGTGGCGAGGGCTCCGGCGAGAGTTGGGACGGCGAAGGTGGAGCCGAGCAGTCTGTGGCAGTCGCTCAGGCGGCGCCAGGACGCGCGTGCACCGTAGAAGCCGACGGTGAGAGCTACGAAATCGGGGACGGCACCGTCGTCATCGCATCGATTACGAGTTGCACCAACACGTCGAACCCGTCCGTCATGGTCGGGGCCGGCCTCCTTGCCAAGAGAGCGGTGGAGAAGGGCCTAGACGTGAAGCCTTGGGTCAAGACCGCTCTGGCGCCGGGTAGCGGCGTTGTGACGGACTACCTGACTCAGGCAGGACTGTTGCCCTACCTGGAGCAACTCCGCTTCCACGTCGTCGGCTACGGCTGCATGACGTGCATCGGAAACAGCGGCCCGCTTCCGGAGAAGATCCACGAAGCCATCGAAGCCAATGGGCTGGTCGTGTCCTCGGTGCTCAGCGGAAACCGCAACTTCGAGGCCCGCATCCACCCCTTGGTGCGCGCCAATTATTTAGCGTCACCGGGTCTTGTTGTCGCTTATGCGATCGCGGGCCGGATGGACATCGACCTGTACAACGAGCCACTGGGTCACGGCACAGACGGCAAACCGGTCTTCCTCGCCGACATCTGGCCAACGCCGGAAGAGGTGAAGGAGACTGTGGCCTCCGCGCTTAAGCCCGAGATGTTCACGGAGCGCTACAGCGCCGTCTCGACCGGCGACGAGAACTGGCAGGCGTTGCCGCTGCCGGAAGAGAGCAGCCTCTACGAGTGGGACCCGGACTCCACGTACGTCCGGAACCCTCCCTTCTTTGAAGGTATGTCGCTCGACGTACCGGTGCTGCAGGACGTACAGGGGGCCCGAGTCCTCGCGATGATGGGCCAATCCGTCACAACAGACCATATCTCACCGGCTGGTGCGATTCCCAAGGCCGAACCGGCGGGGACGTACCTGCGCGAGCATGGCGTGGAAGTGAGGGACTTCAACACCTTCGGCTCACGTCGCGGGAACCACGAGGTCATGATGCGAGGCACGTTTGGAAACGTCCGCATCAAGAACCTCCTGCTGGATGGCACGGAGGGTGGCTACACGATGCACTTCCCCACCGGCGAAGAAATCCCGATTTACGACGCGGCCATGCGTTATCAGGAAGCGGGCACGCCGCTCGTCGTCCTCGCGGGCCAGGAGTACGGCACTGGCTCATCACGCGACTGGGCCGCAAAGGGCACGATCCTCCTGGGCGTGAAGGCAGTGATCGCAGAAAGCTTCGAGCGTATCCACCGGAGCAACCTGGTAGGCATGGGTGTTCTTCCGCTCGAGTACTCGGGCGGCCAAACAGCCGAGTCGTTGGGTCTCTCAGGGCGCGAGACCTTCGATATCTCCGGAGTAGCGGACGGCCTCGAGCCAGGCTGTAGCGTTGCTGTCGTCGCAACAGCCGAAGACGGAACGGAGACGACGTTCCAAGCCAAGGTGCGTCTCGACTCTGACGTCGACGTCGAGTACTACACGAACGGCGGGATTCTACAGACGGTGCTCAGGAAGATGGCGCGCGGCGAGATGTAG